From the Bacilli bacterium genome, one window contains:
- a CDS encoding response regulator transcription factor: MPHTLLLVDDEIKVLEFMEPFLRQEGFVTVTARTGREALQQAKTAKPDLVVLDWMLPEMSGIEVCRELRKTNNLGIIMVTARTEETDKIIGLEVGADDYMTKPFSLRELSARIRSVLRRLDGRNSADASEQTLERGELTISEAQCRVWKRGEELTLTPTEFKLLLTLAAKPGIVYSRLQLLQAALEDDILNDERTVDAHISRIRKKVEDDPSAPVYIHTVYGFGYRFGDRS, encoded by the coding sequence ATGCCGCATACATTGCTGTTGGTGGATGATGAGATCAAGGTGCTGGAATTCATGGAGCCTTTTTTGCGCCAGGAAGGTTTCGTTACGGTGACGGCCAGAACAGGCAGGGAAGCATTGCAACAAGCGAAGACGGCAAAACCCGATCTCGTCGTGCTGGATTGGATGCTGCCGGAAATGAGCGGCATCGAGGTATGCCGGGAACTGCGTAAAACGAATAATTTGGGGATTATTATGGTTACGGCGCGAACGGAGGAAACCGACAAAATCATCGGTCTTGAAGTCGGCGCGGATGACTATATGACCAAACCGTTTTCGCTCAGGGAACTGTCCGCCCGCATTCGTTCCGTGCTGCGTCGCCTGGATGGGCGTAATTCCGCGGACGCTTCCGAACAAACGTTAGAACGCGGCGAGTTGACGATCTCGGAGGCCCAATGCCGGGTCTGGAAGCGCGGCGAAGAACTGACGCTAACGCCTACGGAGTTCAAGCTGCTGCTTACGCTAGCAGCAAAACCCGGCATCGTGTACAGCAGATTGCAGCTTCTGCAAGCAGCACTGGAAGACGACATATTGAATGACGAGCGCACCGTGGATGCCCATATCAGCCGCATCCGCAAAAAAGTCGAAGATGATCCGTCCGCACCCGTCTATATTCATACGGTGTACGGCTTCGGCTACCGGTTTGGTGACCGCTCATGA